The segment AAAGGGGAAATGGTACTAATTCTTGTCCCTCCTTGACCTTCCCCATCCATGGTAAGCAAAGTTGTGTTCAAAGATAGTTTCTTTCCATTAATTTTGAGGGATTTAACATTTATGTAATACTCTTCTGAAACCCCATTTCTAGATGAAATCAAAGGTGTATAAAGCATGGATCTTGAAACATCATGGCTCAAAAGTGACAAATAAGGACTTTCACCAGAAATTATAGCACCATTTGAAGAAGACAAACAAATAGCAAATTTCCTTTGAAAACCAAATGTATCAGACAACTGAGATGGCAATGCAATTCTTGAATTTCCTAGCCCCAACATACCTTTAGCACCTCTAGCAAGTCCTTGTAACAGAGTAGATGATGTACAAGAAAACAAGAACTGATGAATTGAAGCAACTGAGCCCGTTTTCAACTCATCAATAAACTCCACAGCAAACATATCCTCTGCTAATTCCCCTGTTGCAGCTAATCTTGTAAAGGGGTTTTCTGATTTCAAACCACAGATCTTGTTGTCATTAGTACAACCATTAGGCTTAGCCATGGAACATTTGAGTGAATTACAAGGTACAAGTTTTTGACTTGAAGAATCAGAAGTCAACCCACAATCAGCCCATAGAAATGAACCTTCAAGATCTACAACTAATTTGATGGGAGCACGATGAGTAGCACCCATGTAGAGTTGAGTAACATATTGAAAAGTAGATGGATCTTTGTTTACAGGGAGAATAATGGCTTTTGGTAAAAAGGGTCCATGAGAAACACAGAATGAaaccaagaaaaagaaagggaagAGAGGAAGGAATTGAACTAGTGAAGCCATTTTTTGAGTTTCAAGATTCAAGAAAGAGTGTTAAAGAGAAAAACCCTATAAAAACATGTGCAGTTTTGACTGTGAGATGCTGCGGAGAGGCGCCACAGTTGGTGTGGAAGGTAAATAATGgctgttaaaaaaaaagtgtggATAAGGCCCAAGCAAAAATGTTTAATGTCATCATCTTTGCTGAGTAGGTTTACATGGTTTAATATCCGTCTCGAATAACTTgtgtataatttaattaattttacgaGATATTTGTCATCTACTACAAAAACTCTTTTGTCTATGTTAAAATTtgaatcaagaagaaaaatattttatttacaaactaaaatattctaaaatcttACTTCAAAGtctatttattctttattattttctaaagttagaaagaattatcaacatttaatttataaaatttaaaaatcaaattaaattaagacTAAAAATCAATTTCGATATAAACTAGCCCAAATAATTCCTAATTAGATATAATATAACTAATCAAAAACaacttagatattttttttgcaaTGCCCCACCAATGAAAAAAGGACagaaatgtcattttttttattgtccaAGGTGaacttttaaaaagttttttacaagtatttgtTTATTGTGGCCAATTAAAAAGCAAAGTATTTTGGCATGTGAAAGatagactttttttaaaaaaaaaaattatagttattGGAGATGCATACGTGGGAAGGGAATATATCCAAATTCCAAAAGCATATCCAATTGCTAGAAAGATGGTAATTTTTGTTCTTATCACTTATGTACCCCTCATTTTCATTATctaaaatatatactttttctttataagAATATGCTCCCACCTATCCATATTATTTAATACTCAAGTTTGTCAAtaattattaagaaataatagtaataataatgccacaaaagtaattaaaaactTTTGTTAAATATCTGCCATGTGAATAAAATGgctgtatatattattattaataatcaaataaattataaaaaaaaaaaaaaaacagagcatTTTTGGTTACTGCGGAGAGGCGCCACAGCTGGTGGaactttattaaaattaaaagataaaatatggatAAGGACAACGAGGTGTCTAGTCAGCTATGacaagtttattttatttttttcggtttttggtcaaaaaaaagagataaaatattttcaatgcttcctatttttattttactatatatattaaattataaacataCCTTActtataaaagaataataaggaaaaaaaataagggCCAATATAAAGGGTGGTTATTGTTTAGTGTGCAGAGTAAGctattttaaagaatttgatACTCTTTCTTATTACCAAAAAGGCTcaataattttgaaaactttttttttaaatgaaatattattaaaaatgaaagtaaaataaaatacactTTAGGTGGTTCACAACTCCACATTACTAGAGTTGTCAATATGACATGTTTGACATTTTACGGTCAGGTCGAGTTAGTCTATTTTTAGTGTGGGTCAGAAAACGGTCAGCGCAACTCACAAATACGTGGGCTACAGATTTTTCGGGTCCgttaacttttataaaaaatatatatttttagaattattaaaattaaattatatattataatttaaaaatattatcataaatatcgacaaaacaatattatataatgttaatgttactactttttaatcaaattcacaaataaaattatcgttataatatttattaaggttttttaagtaaaaatataaatatctaaatagaaataataacctaatt is part of the Solanum lycopersicum chromosome 1, SLM_r2.1 genome and harbors:
- the LOC101255625 gene encoding probable aspartic proteinase GIP2, which codes for MASLVQFLPLFPFFFLVSFCVSHGPFLPKAIILPVNKDPSTFQYVTQLYMGATHRAPIKLVVDLEGSFLWADCGLTSDSSSQKLVPCNSLKCSMAKPNGCTNDNKICGLKSENPFTRLAATGELAEDMFAVEFIDELKTGSVASIHQFLFSCTSSTLLQGLARGAKGMLGLGNSRIALPSQLSDTFGFQRKFAICLSSSNGAIISGESPYLSLLSHDVSRSMLYTPLISSRNGVSEEYYINVKSLKINGKKLSLNTTLLTMDGEGQGGTRISTISPFTTMKTSIYKTFVEAYERFGFSMGLTKVEPIAPFGLCFSTKLEEGLNVPSVDLVLQSEMVKWRIYESNSMVKVSDEVMCLGFLDGGANQKASIVIGGHQLEDNLLEFNLGTSMLGFTSSLSMVETSCSDFMFSKDSSPFDS